In Chitinophagaceae bacterium, the DNA window TTTTCGCGCATGGCAGATTTCGCAACTGAAATTACCCTGATAGCTTTGCCGCGGTTATTACAGATTTCATACACTTCATCCACCAGTTCTTTGGTGGCAACCTTAGGATTATGAAAAGTATAAGCCGTACGGTCCCTGATATATTCATAGTCGCCACGTTTTGGATAACCGCCACCGAGCGAGTCTTCAAACAATCCTGAACTTCCGGTAAGCACCATGGCACGCACTTTTTGTGTCTGATCCAATGCATACAATTGTGCGATGTGACCACCTAAGGAATTTCCCAGCAGAATAATGTTTTCATAGCCACGTGCATCAACAAACTGGCGAACATACCTCACCAGGCCATTCACAGTAGAATCAAGGATAGGCATTTCGTAAATGGGCAACAGTGGAATTACCACTTTGTATTTTTTATGGAACTCTTCGAGGATGCCTTTGAAATTGCTGAGTGCTCCGAAAAGTCCGTGTAGTAACAGGAGCACTTCGCCCTCGCCTTCTTCAATGTACCTGAACTTGCCTTCCTGTTTTATGGTAATCTCCATACGCCTTACTCGTGCTTAATGCTGCTAAAATAAGTT includes these proteins:
- a CDS encoding alpha/beta hydrolase; amino-acid sequence: MEITIKQEGKFRYIEEGEGEVLLLLHGLFGALSNFKGILEEFHKKYKVVIPLLPIYEMPILDSTVNGLVRYVRQFVDARGYENIILLGNSLGGHIAQLYALDQTQKVRAMVLTGSSGLFEDSLGGGYPKRGDYEYIRDRTAYTFHNPKVATKELVDEVYEICNNRGKAIRVISVAKSAMRENLSRLLHKLTMPVMLIWGKQDRITPPFVGEEFHKLLRNSELVLVDECGHAPMMEKPEEFNIILDEFLQKLNVAA